One genomic region from Flagellimonas oceani encodes:
- a CDS encoding Y-family DNA polymerase, protein MYALIDCNNFYASCERVFNPSLNGRPVVVLSNNDGCVIARSNEAKAIGVAMGAPYFHLKKLFKQYNVKVLSSNYALYGDMSSRVMAILARFTPEIEVYSIDEAFLKFNGFHRYDLHSYGSEIKRTVERSTGIPISIGMAPTKALAKVSNKIAKKFPGQTKGVYVMEDEGKRQKALKWLQIDDVWGIGRQYTKMLQSNNVKNALDFTNLPNEFVRDRMSVVGLRLKRDLEGLETLALEQPENKKAIACTRSFDTMYTELGDLQERISTFASVCGRKLRNQKCNCELIQVFISSNQFREDLPQYHGSISVRLSYPTNSTIHLTKASLVGLERIFRKGHHYKRAGIMVMGLTPDTGRQLNMFRPIDHRQGPLMKAIDRLNLMNGYDLVRFGGMDLERKWKMNRNHLSPNYTTRIDDIIKATS, encoded by the coding sequence ATGTATGCACTTATCGATTGCAACAATTTCTATGCTTCCTGTGAGAGGGTTTTCAACCCCTCGCTCAATGGTAGACCAGTAGTGGTTCTCTCCAACAATGACGGGTGTGTCATAGCCAGATCGAACGAGGCCAAGGCAATCGGAGTGGCAATGGGCGCACCATATTTCCATTTGAAAAAGCTTTTTAAACAATACAATGTCAAGGTGCTTTCCTCCAACTACGCACTCTATGGTGACATGTCCTCTAGGGTTATGGCAATATTGGCAAGGTTCACGCCAGAGATCGAGGTCTATTCGATTGATGAGGCATTCCTTAAGTTCAACGGTTTCCACAGGTATGACCTCCACAGTTATGGATCAGAGATCAAGAGAACCGTGGAACGGTCAACGGGGATCCCGATCAGCATCGGTATGGCCCCTACCAAGGCACTGGCGAAGGTCTCCAACAAGATTGCAAAGAAGTTCCCTGGGCAAACCAAAGGTGTCTATGTTATGGAAGATGAGGGCAAGCGGCAAAAGGCCCTGAAATGGCTCCAAATCGATGATGTCTGGGGCATAGGAAGGCAGTATACTAAAATGCTCCAATCAAACAATGTAAAGAACGCTTTGGACTTCACCAACCTGCCCAATGAATTTGTAAGGGACAGGATGAGCGTGGTCGGCCTGAGGCTCAAACGTGACTTGGAGGGATTGGAGACATTGGCACTGGAACAGCCCGAAAACAAAAAGGCCATTGCCTGTACACGCTCCTTCGATACGATGTACACGGAGCTTGGTGACCTACAGGAGCGCATCAGTACGTTCGCCTCTGTGTGCGGGCGCAAGCTCAGGAACCAGAAATGCAATTGTGAGCTTATCCAAGTCTTCATCAGTTCCAACCAGTTCAGGGAGGATCTTCCCCAGTACCATGGCAGTATTTCGGTAAGGCTCTCCTACCCCACCAATTCCACCATTCACCTGACCAAGGCTTCCCTTGTCGGGCTGGAAAGGATATTCAGAAAGGGCCACCACTACAAAAGGGCTGGGATAATGGTGATGGGCCTGACACCAGACACAGGAAGGCAGCTCAACATGTTCAGGCCAATAGACCATAGACAGGGGCCGCTGATGAAGGCCATTGACAGGTTGAACCTGATGAACGGGTATGACCTAGTGCGCTTCGGCGGCATGGATCTCGAAAGGAAATGGAAGATGAACCGAAACCACCTATCACCCAATTACACCACAAGAATAGATGACATCATTAAAGCTACTTCCTAA
- a CDS encoding SOS response-associated peptidase produces the protein MCFSTSLRKEKRVIEMVRATEIQFHIEFKPFFRANGFAHPNLWIVKQDEQDKLYPATWGYVPPFASDDPKGFYAKYNTLNAKSETIFTSNTYKHSIHDKRCLILSDGFHEPHKVKNVSYPYFCRYFDDAMFCFAGLYSELDDGSLTCTIITMNANEQFEKIHNVKKRQPLILQSNLEDDWLDDIHEPHLKDLMKEGFTTKPIEAYPVSRDIYKRNVDSNNRLAIDRVDYPELNQQDTLF, from the coding sequence ATGTGCTTCTCAACCTCACTAAGAAAGGAAAAGCGGGTCATTGAAATGGTCAGGGCCACTGAGATCCAGTTCCACATCGAGTTCAAGCCGTTTTTCCGTGCAAATGGTTTTGCCCATCCAAACCTTTGGATAGTGAAGCAGGATGAGCAGGACAAATTGTACCCAGCAACATGGGGATACGTTCCGCCGTTCGCATCCGATGACCCAAAGGGCTTCTATGCCAAATACAACACGTTAAACGCCAAGAGCGAGACGATCTTCACCTCAAACACATACAAGCACTCAATTCACGACAAACGCTGTCTGATCCTCTCTGACGGCTTCCACGAGCCTCATAAGGTCAAGAACGTTTCCTATCCTTACTTCTGCCGCTACTTCGATGATGCCATGTTCTGTTTCGCTGGGCTGTATTCAGAACTGGATGACGGCAGCCTCACCTGTACCATCATAACGATGAATGCCAACGAACAGTTTGAGAAGATCCACAACGTGAAGAAACGGCAGCCGCTGATCCTACAGTCAAACTTGGAGGATGACTGGCTGGATGACATACATGAGCCACACCTGAAGGATTTGATGAAGGAAGGTTTTACGACCAAGCCAATAGAGGCATACCCAGTATCACGGGACATTTACAAGAGGAACGTGGATTCAAATAACCGCCTTGCGATTGACAGGGTGGACTACCCAGAACTGAACCAGCAAGATACACTCTTCTGA
- a CDS encoding helix-turn-helix domain-containing protein produces MDFRDEERRKKESEYKNRLGRKLKELRLSKDMSQLDLALEADLARTQISRIENGQASPTVLSFLNIVNALNLSKDQVLELMDLA; encoded by the coding sequence ATGGATTTTCGTGACGAAGAAAGAAGAAAGAAAGAATCGGAATACAAAAACAGATTGGGTAGAAAACTCAAGGAGCTTCGATTAAGCAAGGATATGTCTCAACTTGATCTAGCCCTTGAAGCAGATTTAGCCAGAACTCAAATAAGTAGGATTGAAAATGGGCAGGCCAGCCCAACGGTTTTGAGCTTTCTTAATATAGTCAACGCATTAAACCTTTCCAAGGACCAAGTATTGGAATTGATGGATTTAGCTTAA
- a CDS encoding DUF72 domain-containing protein has translation MKFGKVDRPELIDFTLPPDHPDTHPLLIMASDNRPLNVRVGLPKWTLPTTSLTKDELGYYSSQFNCIELNATFYRIFPAEQYEKWRDKTPEGFKFFPKMTNEVSHLRRMNDKVYEIADRYLEVTSLLGDKLGTIFLQMHNNFGPKNWERVVRFVEYWPKEFPLAMEFRHTDWFNDEKVAQELYHLLEENNISNILVDTAGRRDLMHMRLTTNEAFIRYVGANHESDYPRLDDWIERLSAWKAMGLENIHFFVHQNLELESPLLSAYFIEQLNAKMGCDLHIPKTTLPPQKGLFD, from the coding sequence ATGAAATTCGGAAAGGTCGATAGACCAGAACTTATTGACTTCACACTGCCACCAGACCACCCCGATACACATCCATTATTGATAATGGCTTCAGACAATAGGCCGCTGAATGTCAGGGTAGGACTCCCTAAATGGACTTTACCAACAACAAGTTTAACAAAGGATGAACTGGGCTACTATTCCTCTCAATTTAACTGTATTGAGCTCAATGCCACATTTTACCGGATTTTCCCCGCCGAGCAATACGAGAAATGGCGCGATAAAACCCCGGAGGGTTTTAAATTCTTTCCAAAAATGACCAACGAGGTCAGTCACCTTCGCCGAATGAACGACAAAGTTTATGAAATCGCCGATAGATATTTGGAGGTAACATCATTGCTTGGCGATAAACTGGGCACCATCTTTTTGCAGATGCACAACAATTTTGGCCCCAAAAATTGGGAAAGGGTAGTGCGCTTTGTGGAATATTGGCCCAAAGAATTCCCCTTGGCCATGGAGTTTAGGCACACCGATTGGTTCAATGATGAAAAAGTGGCGCAGGAACTATACCATTTGCTCGAAGAAAACAACATATCCAACATTTTGGTGGATACCGCAGGTAGGAGGGACCTGATGCACATGCGGTTGACCACTAACGAGGCCTTTATTAGATATGTCGGTGCCAACCACGAATCCGATTACCCCCGTTTGGATGATTGGATAGAACGGTTAAGTGCTTGGAAAGCTATGGGACTGGAAAACATCCACTTTTTTGTGCATCAGAACCTTGAACTGGAATCTCCGTTGTTATCTGCCTATTTTATTGAACAGCTCAATGCCAAAATGGGTTGTGACCTGCACATACCCAAAACTACCTTGCCCCCTCAAAAAGGTTTGTTCGATTAA
- a CDS encoding acyl-CoA thioesterase, with product MRFHSRKWVKPEDLNANGTLFGGKVLAWIDEEAALYSIIQLENKKIVTKYMSEINFMSTAHEGDIIEIGIEVIKFGVTSISLNCEVRNKMTHESIVTVDNIIMVNLDENGNPKAHGKTKIEYVKDRLAKKEKDEQKTTS from the coding sequence ATGCGATTTCATTCACGAAAATGGGTAAAGCCCGAGGATTTGAACGCCAATGGAACACTGTTCGGCGGTAAGGTCCTTGCTTGGATAGATGAGGAGGCTGCATTGTACAGCATTATACAGCTCGAGAACAAGAAAATCGTAACCAAATATATGTCCGAAATCAATTTTATGAGTACCGCCCACGAGGGGGACATCATAGAAATTGGTATCGAGGTCATAAAATTCGGGGTCACCTCAATTTCGCTCAACTGCGAAGTCAGGAATAAGATGACCCACGAAAGTATTGTTACGGTGGACAATATTATTATGGTAAATCTAGATGAGAACGGCAATCCCAAGGCTCACGGCAAAACCAAAATAGAATACGTTAAGGACCGTTTGGCCAAAAAGGAAAAAGACGAGCAGAAAACCACTTCCTAG
- a CDS encoding dipeptidase has product MKYFYLFLSIAMFISCGEKKPEKKEETLEEKAQRIHDSVITIDTHDDINVQNFTDSINYTQRLETQINLPKMEEGGLDAVFLIVYTGQDELNAEGYAKASENAISKFDAIHRLCEEIAPDQIELALTSDDVRRIVAAGKKVAMIGVENAYPIGEDLSQIEEYQKRGARYMSLSHNGHSQLSDSNTGEQDSVWLHNGLSELGKKAVAEMNRVGMMIDVSHPSKEAMKQMIELTKAPIIASHSSARALCDHSRNLDDEQLMLMKENGGVVQTVAFSSYLNTEKHEARAAYMTEVYKKVADSLGVAWYERSQFGSLTDEQREEFFANYRKIRSIGEEMAETDPNVPPAVNVSDFVDHIDYMVKLIGIDHVGISSDFDGGGGIEGWSDASETFNVTLELVKRGYTKEEISKLWGENLLRVLDEVQAVAKTLN; this is encoded by the coding sequence ATGAAATATTTTTATCTATTCCTTAGTATTGCCATGTTTATCTCCTGCGGGGAGAAAAAACCAGAAAAGAAAGAAGAAACCTTGGAAGAAAAAGCGCAACGGATTCACGATTCCGTGATTACCATTGATACGCACGACGACATCAACGTGCAGAATTTTACCGACAGCATCAACTACACCCAACGACTGGAAACCCAGATCAATCTACCCAAAATGGAAGAAGGTGGTCTGGATGCCGTTTTTTTGATCGTGTACACCGGACAGGACGAATTGAATGCCGAAGGTTATGCCAAGGCTTCGGAAAACGCCATTTCCAAGTTTGATGCCATACACAGGCTATGTGAGGAAATTGCCCCAGATCAAATTGAACTGGCCCTGACCTCCGACGATGTGAGAAGAATTGTGGCCGCAGGCAAAAAAGTGGCCATGATCGGGGTGGAGAATGCCTACCCTATCGGTGAGGACCTTTCCCAGATTGAAGAATACCAAAAACGTGGGGCGCGCTACATGTCCCTTTCCCATAATGGCCATAGTCAATTGAGTGATTCCAATACCGGTGAGCAGGACAGTGTTTGGCTCCATAATGGTTTGAGCGAGCTTGGAAAAAAAGCCGTTGCCGAAATGAACCGTGTGGGAATGATGATCGATGTCTCCCACCCGTCCAAAGAAGCGATGAAACAAATGATCGAACTTACCAAAGCTCCTATAATCGCATCGCACTCCTCGGCAAGGGCACTTTGCGACCACAGCCGCAACTTGGACGACGAGCAATTAATGTTGATGAAGGAGAACGGAGGGGTTGTACAGACAGTTGCCTTTAGTTCGTATTTGAACACAGAAAAGCACGAAGCACGCGCCGCTTACATGACGGAAGTATATAAAAAAGTAGCAGACTCGCTCGGTGTTGCCTGGTACGAGCGTTCCCAGTTCGGTTCCTTGACCGATGAACAGCGGGAAGAATTCTTTGCCAATTACCGAAAAATACGAAGCATTGGCGAAGAAATGGCCGAGACCGACCCCAATGTGCCACCCGCCGTAAACGTATCCGATTTTGTGGATCACATCGACTACATGGTAAAGTTGATAGGTATCGACCACGTGGGCATCAGCTCCGATTTTGACGGAGGTGGCGGCATCGAAGGTTGGTCGGATGCATCCGAAACCTTCAACGTAACCTTGGAACTCGTAAAAAGGGGCTATACCAAAGAGGAAATCTCCAAATTATGGGGCGAAAACCTATTAAGGGTATTGGATGAGGTACAAGCCGTTGCCAAGACCTTGAACTAG
- a CDS encoding sigma-70 family RNA polymerase sigma factor produces the protein MRQLKIIKQVTNRESKSLDKYLQDISKIDLITAQEEVELAQKIRAGDQAALEKLTNANLRFVVSVAKQYQNQGLKLPDLINEGNVGLVKAAKRFDETRGFKFISYAVWWIRQSILQALAEQSRVVRLPLNKIGSINKIKKTFSYLEQAHERPPSPEEIAKELDMTVSEVKQSLKNTGRHVSMDAPLKEGETSNLYDVLNAGDSPKPDKGLMHQSLNTEINRALDTLSPREADVVRLYYGIGDQPSMTLEEIGSTFDLTRERVRQIREKAIRKLRHTSKSKILKSYLG, from the coding sequence ATGAGGCAGCTAAAAATCATCAAACAGGTCACGAACCGGGAATCCAAATCACTTGACAAATACTTGCAGGACATCAGTAAAATAGATTTGATCACCGCGCAGGAGGAAGTTGAGCTAGCACAGAAGATCAGGGCCGGTGACCAAGCTGCTTTGGAAAAATTGACGAACGCAAACCTAAGGTTTGTGGTCTCCGTGGCAAAACAGTACCAGAACCAAGGCTTAAAACTGCCCGATTTGATCAACGAAGGGAACGTTGGCTTGGTAAAAGCCGCCAAACGTTTTGACGAAACCCGTGGATTTAAATTTATATCCTACGCCGTTTGGTGGATTCGTCAGTCAATCTTACAGGCCTTGGCGGAGCAATCCCGTGTGGTGCGCTTACCTCTGAACAAGATCGGGTCCATCAACAAGATCAAAAAAACATTTTCTTACTTGGAGCAGGCGCATGAGCGTCCGCCATCCCCGGAAGAGATCGCCAAGGAATTGGACATGACGGTTTCCGAGGTAAAGCAATCTTTAAAGAATACGGGGCGTCACGTGTCCATGGATGCGCCCTTGAAAGAAGGCGAGACTTCCAATTTGTACGATGTGCTGAATGCCGGGGACTCACCAAAGCCGGACAAAGGGTTGATGCACCAGTCCTTGAACACCGAAATAAATAGGGCGTTGGACACCTTATCCCCGAGAGAAGCCGATGTGGTACGATTATATTACGGAATCGGCGACCAACCTTCCATGACCTTGGAAGAAATTGGCAGCACTTTTGATCTGACCAGGGAGCGTGTACGCCAAATCCGTGAAAAAGCAATCAGAAAATTAAGGCATACCTCAAAAAGCAAGATTTTAAAGTCTTATTTGGGATAA
- a CDS encoding DEAD/DEAH box helicase, whose product MEVNKKVKKKTLYGYQEEDLNKIFTQLDKLPEGTNILYQLPTGGGKTVVFSEITRRFIEQTGKKVMVLTHRIELSKQTSKMLKGFGVANKVINSEVKELYDQDDYMCFVAMVETLNNRLQEEKVKINNIGLVIIDEAHYNSFRKLFKYFEKSTILGVTATPLSSNIKLPMKDNYKHLIIGESIQSLINKQFLAKANLYNYDVSLRTLKLGINGDYTVKSSDEFYSAHSMLGKLLTAYEEIAKGTKTLIFNNGINTSLYVYETFKKAGYNVRHLDNKNTATERKDILEWFAETPDAILTSVSILTTGFDEPTVESIILNRATRSLTLYFQMIGRGSRVLPDKNEFNVIDMGNNIARFGPWDAPVDWQEIFHFPDFYLENIKNDEDIERDFVYEMPDELRAKFSNSDNITFDVKEEYKKIFAQGKKSKLVLEKSIEQHARICVENSEDVFDARILAKELKDEIQYRVKQYSYCIMNNTKNYKEWLEEDYERKLRSSISKMFAARM is encoded by the coding sequence TTGGAGGTAAACAAAAAAGTCAAGAAGAAAACATTGTACGGTTATCAGGAAGAAGACCTGAACAAAATATTCACACAACTGGACAAGCTTCCGGAGGGCACCAATATTTTGTACCAACTGCCGACAGGGGGAGGTAAAACCGTTGTGTTCTCGGAAATTACCAGAAGATTTATAGAGCAGACCGGAAAAAAGGTGATGGTGCTTACCCACCGCATTGAGCTCAGCAAGCAGACCTCCAAAATGCTCAAGGGGTTTGGCGTCGCCAACAAGGTCATCAACAGTGAGGTAAAGGAACTTTACGACCAGGACGACTATATGTGCTTTGTGGCCATGGTGGAAACCTTGAACAACCGTTTACAGGAAGAAAAGGTGAAGATCAATAACATTGGTCTGGTGATCATTGACGAGGCCCACTACAATTCCTTTAGGAAACTCTTCAAATATTTCGAAAAATCGACCATTTTGGGCGTAACGGCGACCCCGTTGAGTTCCAACATCAAACTCCCGATGAAGGATAATTACAAACACTTGATCATTGGGGAGTCCATACAATCGTTGATCAACAAACAATTTTTGGCCAAGGCCAATTTGTACAATTACGATGTTAGCCTGCGTACCCTAAAACTGGGCATCAATGGGGATTATACGGTAAAATCTTCCGATGAGTTCTACAGTGCACACAGCATGCTCGGCAAATTGCTCACGGCTTACGAGGAGATTGCGAAGGGCACCAAAACATTGATTTTCAACAACGGGATCAACACTTCGCTGTACGTGTACGAGACCTTTAAAAAAGCGGGGTACAACGTTCGGCATTTGGACAACAAGAACACGGCCACCGAGCGAAAGGATATCTTGGAATGGTTTGCCGAAACCCCGGATGCCATCTTAACATCCGTGAGCATCCTTACCACTGGTTTTGATGAACCGACCGTTGAAAGCATTATTTTGAACAGGGCCACAAGGTCGCTCACCCTATATTTTCAGATGATCGGAAGGGGATCTAGGGTGCTTCCGGATAAAAACGAGTTCAACGTGATCGATATGGGGAACAACATTGCCCGGTTCGGGCCTTGGGACGCTCCCGTTGATTGGCAGGAAATCTTCCATTTCCCTGATTTTTACTTGGAGAACATCAAAAACGATGAAGATATCGAGCGTGATTTTGTTTACGAGATGCCCGATGAGCTCCGTGCCAAGTTCAGTAACTCCGACAACATCACTTTTGACGTGAAAGAAGAGTACAAAAAGATTTTTGCACAGGGCAAAAAATCAAAATTGGTACTCGAAAAAAGCATTGAACAGCACGCCCGAATCTGTGTGGAGAACAGTGAGGACGTGTTCGACGCCCGCATTTTGGCCAAAGAGCTCAAGGATGAGATCCAGTATCGCGTAAAGCAGTATTCCTACTGTATCATGAACAACACCAAGAACTACAAGGAGTGGCTGGAGGAGGATTATGAGCGCAAACTGCGTTCGAGCATCTCCAAAATGTTCGCTGCACGGATGTAG
- a CDS encoding glycosyltransferase encodes MQKKLLVIGYVWPEPDTTAAGCRMQQLLETFVTFGYEITFASTATKTKYSMDLESMGIQGVPVRLNHSSFDEFVKGLAPDVVLFDRFMVEEQFGWRVAEFAPNAVRILNTEDLHALRKAREEAHKKGRSFNLAQWKNHPTTLREVASIYRCDLSLIISTYEMKILSEQLGIPDGLLLHVPFMADAPSDTTKKDYVPFEARKGFVSIGNGKHAPNVDAVKMVKEEVWPSIRKRLPDAEIRIYGAYLPQQINEMHSPKTGFYVEGWAENAHTVLEKARVLLAPLRFGAGIKGKLFDAMRTGTPSITTTIGAEGMLTELPWSGAIADDWDDFARTAVEIHQEEKAWQAAQLNGDQILRSFYNKETVRSRFKERLQHISKNLESHRSQNFIGKLLQHQTMAGTKYMAKWIEEKNKAV; translated from the coding sequence ATGCAAAAAAAACTCCTTGTTATTGGTTACGTTTGGCCCGAGCCCGATACAACGGCCGCCGGATGCCGAATGCAGCAATTGCTGGAAACGTTTGTAACCTTTGGTTACGAAATCACCTTTGCCAGTACCGCCACTAAAACCAAATATAGCATGGATCTGGAGTCCATGGGCATACAAGGGGTCCCTGTCCGGCTCAACCATTCCAGTTTCGATGAATTTGTAAAAGGACTTGCCCCGGATGTGGTGCTTTTTGACCGCTTTATGGTCGAGGAACAATTTGGATGGCGTGTTGCCGAATTTGCACCGAACGCCGTTAGGATCTTGAACACAGAAGACCTTCATGCACTTCGGAAGGCTAGGGAGGAAGCCCACAAAAAGGGACGGTCGTTCAATTTGGCCCAATGGAAAAACCACCCAACAACATTGCGCGAGGTGGCCAGTATATATCGTTGCGACCTAAGCTTGATTATTTCCACCTACGAGATGAAAATTTTATCGGAACAGCTGGGCATTCCAGATGGATTATTGCTCCACGTTCCATTTATGGCAGATGCACCTTCGGACACGACCAAGAAGGACTATGTCCCATTTGAGGCCAGAAAGGGTTTTGTGAGCATTGGCAATGGCAAACATGCACCCAACGTGGATGCGGTCAAAATGGTAAAGGAGGAGGTCTGGCCTAGCATCCGAAAACGACTTCCGGATGCCGAAATACGTATTTATGGAGCCTACTTGCCCCAACAAATAAACGAAATGCACAGCCCTAAGACTGGCTTTTATGTGGAAGGATGGGCAGAAAACGCACATACAGTACTTGAAAAAGCAAGGGTTTTGTTGGCCCCGTTACGGTTTGGTGCGGGAATCAAGGGAAAATTGTTCGATGCCATGCGAACGGGAACCCCGAGTATAACCACCACCATCGGTGCCGAGGGTATGCTAACGGAGCTGCCTTGGAGCGGCGCCATTGCAGACGATTGGGATGACTTTGCCCGGACTGCGGTGGAAATACATCAAGAGGAAAAGGCATGGCAAGCGGCACAACTAAATGGCGACCAAATACTCCGCTCTTTTTACAACAAAGAAACGGTACGATCCCGGTTTAAAGAGCGTTTGCAACACATAAGCAAAAATTTGGAAAGCCACCGCTCACAAAATTTTATCGGGAAACTGCTACAACACCAGACCATGGCGGGCACAAAATATATGGCCAAATGGATAGAGGAGAAAAATAAAGCAGTATAA
- a CDS encoding helix-turn-helix transcriptional regulator, whose translation MSTKKPINRIRVVLAEQDRTNKWLAEKVGKSRTTVSRWCTNEMQPSLETLRVIAEALGVDIRELLVATTGNKFKDT comes from the coding sequence ATGAGCACTAAAAAGCCAATCAATAGAATTAGAGTAGTCCTTGCAGAACAGGATAGAACTAATAAATGGCTGGCCGAAAAAGTAGGGAAGAGTAGAACTACTGTTTCTAGATGGTGTACAAATGAAATGCAGCCATCTTTAGAAACACTTCGTGTAATTGCTGAGGCTCTTGGGGTGGATATTCGAGAGCTTTTAGTGGCAACGACGGGTAATAAGTTTAAAGACACTTAA
- a CDS encoding universal stress protein — MEAAKYRISVLLDMSKSSAFVLTSALELAKQIGGSLEVFHVNSNYSLNGGNGTKTEDYDSSQAQIKELIINMGKQEQLSISYKLERGNVKHRVRDYLAMYKPDILVLGRRRPRFGFFFESITDFVINQTRSTNVLILGEDDKFHTFKDISLGFFGDELKESDLEVIMDLTRNSEQPVRHFNISKDSPEKHVFPLHNSVSYQFPKGVNALDGLVSYVSRTNIQLLCVPKKAGQRIMLTSNPIKAVIRKTKIPLLILPK, encoded by the coding sequence ATGGAAGCTGCAAAGTACCGTATATCCGTGTTGCTGGATATGTCCAAAAGCTCTGCATTTGTATTGACCAGTGCTTTGGAGCTGGCCAAGCAAATTGGCGGTTCCTTGGAAGTTTTTCATGTTAACTCCAATTATTCGCTTAACGGAGGAAATGGTACCAAGACCGAGGATTACGACTCTTCACAGGCACAGATCAAAGAGCTCATTATAAATATGGGCAAGCAGGAGCAATTGTCCATTAGTTACAAACTGGAGCGTGGGAACGTAAAACATAGGGTGAGGGACTATTTGGCAATGTACAAACCCGATATTCTGGTTTTGGGAAGGCGCAGACCCAGATTTGGATTTTTCTTTGAAAGCATAACCGATTTTGTCATCAACCAGACCCGGAGCACCAATGTGCTGATCTTGGGAGAGGATGATAAATTCCACACGTTTAAGGATATTAGCCTTGGTTTTTTCGGAGATGAGCTTAAAGAATCCGACCTGGAAGTGATCATGGATCTGACCCGGAACAGCGAACAACCTGTACGACATTTTAATATTTCCAAAGATTCACCAGAAAAGCATGTGTTTCCGTTGCATAACTCGGTTTCGTACCAATTTCCCAAAGGTGTTAATGCGCTGGATGGTTTGGTAAGTTATGTGTCGCGGACCAACATACAATTGCTGTGCGTTCCCAAAAAGGCGGGCCAACGGATTATGCTGACATCAAACCCGATCAAGGCCGTGATCCGAAAAACCAAAATTCCCTTGTTGATTTTACCAAAATAG